The Cylindrospermopsis curvispora GIHE-G1 genome contains a region encoding:
- a CDS encoding Fur family transcriptional regulator, whose amino-acid sequence MKAIRTRSQDRILTLLGNIKQGISAQDMYIELRNRNQSMGLATVYRALESLKLEGKVQVRTLPNGESLYSLTQQDKHHLTCLQCGISIPIHQCPVHELEKELQVSHNFKVFYHTLEFFGLCNKCQEM is encoded by the coding sequence ATGAAAGCTATCCGCACCCGCAGTCAAGACCGTATATTAACCCTACTGGGAAACATTAAACAAGGTATTTCAGCCCAAGACATGTACATAGAATTACGCAATCGCAATCAAAGTATGGGTTTAGCCACAGTCTACCGCGCTTTGGAATCTCTGAAACTAGAAGGGAAAGTGCAAGTCAGAACCTTACCCAATGGTGAGTCTCTTTATAGTTTGACTCAACAAGACAAGCATCATCTGACTTGCTTACAATGTGGTATTTCTATCCCTATTCATCAATGTCCAGTACACGAACTAGAAAAGGAGTTACAAGTCAGTCATAACTTTAAGGTCTTTTATCACACCTTAGAGTTTTTTGGTTTGTGCAATAAATGTCAAGAAATGTAG
- a CDS encoding SPFH domain-containing protein yields MEQVLLLLGLVFGAGAVTKCVRVINQGDEALVETLGSYKRKLEPGLNLINPLLDNVVYKQTIREKVLDIPPQQCITRDNVSITVDAVVYWRIVDMEKAYYKVENLQSAMVNLVLTQIRAEMGQLELDQTFTARTQINEILLRDLDIATDPWGVKVTRVELRDIIPSKAVQESMELQMSAERKKRAAILTSEGDRESAVNSARGKADAQILDAEARQKAVILQAEAEQKAIVLRAQAERQQQVLKAQAIAESAEIIAQRMQANPEAHKALEVLFALGYLDMGVSIGKSNSSKVMFMDPRTIPATLEGIRSIVGDMNDVGDSNKL; encoded by the coding sequence ATGGAGCAGGTTTTATTATTACTAGGATTGGTTTTTGGTGCTGGTGCTGTGACGAAGTGTGTTAGGGTGATAAACCAGGGTGATGAGGCTTTAGTAGAAACCCTAGGAAGTTATAAGAGAAAATTGGAGCCTGGACTAAACTTGATTAATCCTTTGTTGGATAACGTAGTTTATAAGCAAACTATTCGAGAGAAAGTTTTAGATATTCCTCCTCAGCAGTGTATTACCCGTGACAATGTTTCTATTACGGTTGATGCTGTGGTGTATTGGCGAATAGTTGATATGGAAAAAGCCTACTATAAGGTAGAGAACCTACAGTCAGCTATGGTGAATCTGGTACTGACTCAAATTCGGGCTGAAATGGGACAGCTGGAATTAGATCAGACCTTCACAGCAAGAACTCAAATTAACGAGATTCTGTTGCGGGATTTAGATATTGCTACTGACCCTTGGGGAGTGAAGGTAACAAGGGTGGAATTAAGGGATATTATCCCATCCAAAGCTGTGCAAGAATCCATGGAATTACAAATGTCCGCAGAAAGAAAGAAACGAGCAGCCATTTTGACATCGGAGGGAGACCGAGAATCAGCGGTTAACAGTGCTAGGGGTAAAGCAGATGCTCAGATATTAGATGCGGAAGCACGACAAAAGGCTGTAATATTGCAGGCAGAAGCAGAACAAAAGGCGATTGTTTTAAGAGCGCAAGCGGAAAGACAACAACAAGTGTTAAAAGCACAAGCAATTGCAGAATCAGCTGAGATTATTGCCCAGAGAATGCAAGCTAATCCAGAAGCTCATAAAGCTTTAGAGGTTTTATTCGCCTTGGGTTATTTGGATATGGGGGTGAGCATTGGTAAAAGCAATAGCAGTAAAGTGATGTTTATGGATCCCCGAACTATTCCTGCAACTTTGGAGGGAATTAGGTCAATTGTTGGTGATATGAACGATGTAGGAGATTCGAATAAGTTATAA
- a CDS encoding NfeD family protein encodes MQNFTAIWLLLGIILCLMELLLPTAFVQLLMGISALLVAGLSLLGLSNLFLQVIVWLTLSSFLTIFSRRFFTVRQTKSKILTSTVGETMTEILPGKVGRVLYEGNSWRGRCDDDKLTIPPGQKVYVVDREGTTLIVMPENVLDH; translated from the coding sequence ATGCAAAATTTTACTGCAATCTGGTTGTTGCTGGGCATAATTCTGTGTCTTATGGAACTGCTGTTACCAACAGCTTTTGTGCAATTGTTGATGGGGATTAGTGCCCTACTGGTAGCAGGACTTTCTCTTTTAGGTTTAAGTAATTTATTCCTGCAAGTGATTGTTTGGCTGACACTTTCTAGTTTTTTAACCATCTTTTCCCGTAGGTTTTTTACGGTAAGGCAAACCAAATCAAAAATTCTTACTAGTACCGTAGGTGAGACCATGACAGAAATTTTACCGGGTAAGGTAGGGAGGGTTCTGTACGAAGGTAATTCTTGGCGAGGTAGATGTGATGATGATAAACTTACCATTCCTCCTGGTCAAAAAGTTTATGTGGTGGACAGGGAAGGGACTACCCTAATTGTGATGCCAGAAAACGTTTTAGACCACTAG
- the purS gene encoding phosphoribosylformylglycinamidine synthase subunit PurS — protein MQRKYIAKIFVTLRPSVLDPAGVAVQSGLRQLGYDNVEQVRIGKYIELTLICPNETKARNRLNNMCEQMLANTVIENYRFELIEVESQTGVF, from the coding sequence ATGCAAAGGAAGTATATCGCCAAAATTTTCGTTACCCTTCGTCCTTCAGTTCTGGATCCTGCTGGGGTAGCTGTACAATCTGGGCTTAGGCAGTTGGGATATGATAATGTAGAGCAAGTGCGTATTGGTAAATATATAGAACTTACTCTAATTTGCCCAAATGAGACTAAAGCTCGTAACAGATTAAATAATATGTGCGAGCAAATGTTAGCAAATACAGTGATAGAAAACTATCGCTTTGAATTGATTGAAGTAGAATCCCAAACCGGTGTTTTCTAA
- a CDS encoding PP2C family protein-serine/threonine phosphatase: MHYNERIIYCINPNCENPINHLGNRTCQSCQTPLVYRYLWAKDGVNISPGTKVAHRYEVITEQIWLDTQPGKTPEAPSQLPPSLIPYLKLYRERLHVPQPYGTVVFGHNTEDNRSYEIILFENAPIDTNGNLYPIITTAWEQAKAVRQLYWLWQILELWKPLSQMGLAASLLSPENIFVEGWCVKLLELPSTTSTLTIQDLGQSWQSWVIAAKAEIAPKLSLLIQEMCQPYAQLETISHELNKLLLASAGELPLMVTVAGFTDKGPIMQHNEDSCYPSQYTNLDNYLKEHLLIVCDGVGGHEGGEVASQLAVQSAKLQIRAWLQDIAEQTEVLTPDLLQQQLAAILRVVNNMIWSCNDEQNRQGRERMATTLLMAIQLPQPVTTSTGWESDNGHELYLASIGDSRAYWITPHYCQLLTIDDDIATKIVSSGKSLYRQAMTTPHSNALTQALGTKQAESLEFNIKRFILEEDGVLLLCSDGLSDHDWVEKSWQDQVTPLLTGKITVEDAVHKWVHLANEKNGQDNTSVVVSLFRNQAHLIVTPTPEHGLEVQEPEELLITVLEPESEIPQLQAYIIDSLAVNSPDSLDLNLTLEGSTTTEKNNSHKHSHHLVKLLIGLFVLFLGSGGIYLWTWREFQPRAWNQICQQLPEKIQQLCLKQ, translated from the coding sequence ATGCATTATAACGAACGAATCATTTATTGTATTAATCCCAACTGCGAAAACCCCATAAATCATTTAGGAAATCGCACTTGTCAAAGCTGCCAAACACCCCTGGTTTACCGATACCTATGGGCCAAGGATGGGGTGAATATATCGCCGGGAACAAAAGTTGCCCATAGATATGAGGTAATTACAGAACAGATCTGGCTAGATACCCAACCAGGAAAGACGCCAGAAGCACCATCACAATTGCCACCATCCCTCATTCCCTATCTCAAGTTATATCGGGAGCGATTACATGTACCCCAACCTTATGGAACTGTTGTTTTTGGACACAACACTGAGGATAATAGAAGTTATGAGATTATCTTATTCGAAAATGCACCTATTGATACTAATGGTAATCTTTATCCAATTATTACCACAGCTTGGGAACAGGCTAAAGCAGTTAGACAATTATACTGGTTATGGCAAATCCTAGAGCTATGGAAACCACTATCACAAATGGGGTTAGCAGCTAGCTTATTATCACCCGAGAATATCTTTGTGGAAGGTTGGTGTGTCAAATTATTGGAATTGCCCTCAACTACAAGCACATTGACTATACAGGATTTAGGGCAATCTTGGCAGTCATGGGTAATAGCTGCTAAGGCTGAAATTGCCCCTAAATTAAGTCTGCTTATTCAAGAAATGTGTCAGCCATATGCACAACTGGAAACTATTAGTCATGAATTAAATAAATTATTGCTTGCATCTGCTGGGGAGTTACCCCTGATGGTAACAGTTGCTGGTTTTACAGATAAAGGCCCAATTATGCAACACAATGAGGATAGTTGCTATCCCAGTCAATACACTAATTTGGATAACTATTTAAAAGAACATCTTTTAATAGTTTGTGACGGTGTTGGTGGTCATGAAGGTGGGGAGGTTGCCAGTCAATTGGCTGTACAATCGGCAAAATTACAAATTCGTGCTTGGTTACAAGATATAGCAGAGCAAACGGAAGTATTAACACCGGATTTGTTGCAACAACAACTAGCAGCTATTCTGCGGGTAGTTAATAATATGATTTGGTCTTGTAATGATGAACAAAATCGGCAAGGTAGGGAACGTATGGCTACAACTCTACTAATGGCTATACAATTACCACAACCAGTTACCACTAGTACAGGATGGGAATCAGACAATGGACACGAACTTTATCTGGCTAGTATTGGTGATAGTCGTGCCTATTGGATTACTCCCCACTATTGTCAATTGTTGACTATAGATGATGATATAGCAACCAAAATAGTCTCTTCTGGCAAAAGTTTGTACCGTCAAGCTATGACAACTCCCCATTCTAATGCTCTTACCCAAGCACTGGGGACTAAGCAAGCAGAATCCCTAGAGTTTAATATCAAGAGGTTTATTTTAGAGGAGGATGGAGTTTTACTACTTTGTTCAGATGGCTTAAGCGATCATGACTGGGTGGAAAAATCTTGGCAAGACCAGGTAACTCCTCTGTTAACAGGTAAAATCACGGTGGAGGATGCGGTGCATAAATGGGTGCACCTAGCTAACGAAAAAAACGGTCAGGATAATACATCAGTAGTGGTTAGTCTTTTTCGCAACCAGGCTCACTTAATAGTTACCCCGACCCCGGAACATGGATTGGAGGTGCAGGAACCAGAAGAATTATTAATTACTGTGCTGGAACCAGAAAGTGAAATACCCCAACTACAAGCATATATAATAGACTCTCTGGCAGTAAACTCACCGGATTCACTAGATTTAAATTTAACCCTAGAAGGTTCTACAACCACGGAAAAAAACAACTCCCATAAGCATTCTCATCACTTGGTTAAGCTGCTCATTGGTTTGTTTGTTCTGTTCTTGGGAAGTGGAGGCATTTATTTATGGACCTGGAGAGAATTTCAACCCCGCGCCTGGAACCAGATTTGTCAACAACTCCCCGAAAAAATCCAACAATTATGCCTCAAACAGTAA
- the purQ gene encoding phosphoribosylformylglycinamidine synthase subunit PurQ — translation MKFGVLVFPGSNCDRDAAYVTRNILGHTTRMVWHQERDISDIDVIIIPGGFSYGDYLRCGAIARFSPVMQEVVNHAKKGKFVIGICNGFQVLTEANLLPGALTRNENLHFICDRISVKVERNNLPWTSGYGDKEVITLPIAHGEGRFYADQETLAAIEDNQQVLFRYDGENPNGSLNNIAGICNREGNVLGMMPHPERAADRSIGGTDGLRLFEGLSSR, via the coding sequence ATGAAATTTGGTGTTTTAGTTTTTCCAGGGTCTAACTGCGATCGCGATGCAGCATATGTTACCAGAAATATACTGGGACATACCACCCGTATGGTTTGGCATCAGGAGCGAGATATCAGCGATATAGATGTAATTATTATTCCCGGTGGGTTTAGTTACGGGGATTATTTACGTTGTGGGGCGATCGCCCGGTTTTCTCCGGTCATGCAGGAAGTAGTAAACCATGCTAAAAAAGGTAAATTTGTCATCGGTATTTGTAATGGTTTTCAGGTATTAACTGAAGCCAACTTACTACCTGGTGCTTTAACCAGAAATGAGAACCTACATTTTATTTGCGATCGCATTTCTGTGAAAGTCGAGCGTAACAACCTACCTTGGACAAGTGGATATGGGGATAAAGAAGTGATCACCCTACCAATTGCCCATGGGGAGGGGAGATTTTATGCAGACCAAGAGACCCTAGCGGCGATAGAAGATAATCAACAAGTATTGTTTAGGTATGATGGAGAGAATCCTAATGGTTCGCTAAATAATATTGCGGGCATTTGCAATCGAGAGGGTAATGTATTAGGGATGATGCCACATCCAGAGAGAGCAGCGGATCGGTCAATAGGGGGTACAGATGGTTTGCGATTGTTTGAGGGTTTGTCCTCCAGATAG